CTCGATGGCCTTCTTGGCATCCTTGGCGGCGATGGGCGGATTGAGGGACTTGCCCAAGGTTTTATAGTCATCGGTGAATTCAAGGTAATGCAAGGTTTCGCGTACCGCCGCATATTGCCAGGTGCTGAAATACTCGTGCTTGTCACGATCGACAATATCCACTTTGACCTTGCCGGTGGTCATCATTTTCTCGTAATAGCGGTTCTTTTCCTCCAGCGTCTTGGCCTGATTGAATAGCACCAGGTTCAGGAAATATTCCTCTTCTTCCTTGCCCAGCTTCAGCGCCTTGGCGAACTTGAGCATGAACGCGCCTGAGAGGTTCTTCTTTCCCGCCAGCACGTCCGAGAAATACCCCGACGAACTGAAACCAACCTTCATGGTGAAGTAACGGTGGGAAAACTTGGGATCCCGCGCCTTCTGCTCCTCGTAGTAATCCTTGAGGAACTTGCGGTAATCGATATAACTGTAGAGATCGGGCATGGCAGGGGCTCTTATGGGCTCGGCTCTTCCCAATAATACCCCTAGCCGACCCACCCCGCCTCTCCCATGGCGGAATTCTCGCTCCCCGGCGGAGAGCGAAGCGCCTTGAGGTAGGTTAAACCAAGGACGCCCCGCCCTCCAATGGGAACAAGGGTCCCAGGTTGAAATGGAAGGAAAAACGTATACTTTCAAGCATGTTCCGCCTCCTGCGTTCCGCCCGACCGGCTCTGCTCCTGGGAGCGGCCCTGCTGGCCGAATCCTCCCCAGCGGCCACCAAGCCCCCGGTCGACGGCGCGATCGAACTGTCATTCACCAAGGGCGACACCCACAACGGAACCCGGATCCGCCTGCGCATTTTAGGCGACTCCATCTTCTACCATCGCACCCTCTACGCGCCCGGCGCCGCGCCGCGCGAATCGGAACAAGCTCTCCTCCTGGACATCCAGCGCCAACGCACCCTGCAAGGCGTAATGGGGGAACTCCCCCGCTACCCCGCCTTCGGCTCCTGCTACGGAGAAGGCATGCGCTACTACCTCGTCGAAACCGACAAAGGCAAGTTCTACCGCAGCGTCCCCGAACAAACCGGCAAATGCTACCTCGACGAACCCAGCATCTTCAGCCTCTTCGAAGACCTAGACGACCTCCTCGCCCCCCCCGGCGACCTCAAAGACAACGCCGCCTCTTAGAGAGCAGACAGCAAACACAAAGGGAAGACCGAGGCCAAAAACGAGGAGGCCCTGGTTGCAGGGCAACCAGGGCCTTATGCGCAGCGGGGGACAAAGCCGCCGCGCGGGCTCGCGGGTAATGACCTTAAGCTAAGTCCGCCTTTGGCCCTCCGGGATCGACCGGCCCCCAAAACCTGCTCTCCAATTGAGAGCATCGCCAGCCTCCGCACCGGACCCATCCCGACCCGTCGCGTGCTACATTAGCGATGTGGACGCCCCCAAGCCTGCCGCCCCCGCGGTCACCGCCTATCTGGATTTCCGGAGCTACCTGAAAGACTGGTTCCGGTTCCGCAGGGAAATCCAACCGGCCTATTCCATGCGATCGTTCGCGCGCAATCCCGCCTTGGGCATTTCCAGCACCAGCTTCATGACCAACCTGATGAAGGGGGAGCGCAACCTTACCCAGCGCCAGCGCCTGGCCTTCATCAAGGCCCTCAAGCTGGAAGGGCCCGAGGCCGAGTACTTCGATTTCCTGGTGCAATTCAACCAGGCCAAAACCCTGGACGAGAAGAATTACTTTTTCTCGCATCTCTCGCGGCATCGCGGCTCGCGGGCCAAGATGCTCGTGGAAGGGCAATACGAATTCTTCGCGGAATGGCACCATAGCGTGATCTGGAATTACCTGGGCCTGAAAGGATCGGAGGCCACGCCGGCGCGCATCGCCCGACATTTGGCCGAAGAGCTTCCGCCGGAAAAGATCCAGGCCTCGCTCGATCTGCTCCTGGGCATGGGACTGATCAAACGGACCGCCAACGGCTACGACGTGGCCGAGAGGCATCTGGTGACGGACAAGACGGTCCTAGGGCAGGTCGCCAAGGACTACCATCGCGCCTTCCTGCGCCTGGCCGCGGGCGCATTGGATCGCTATCCGCCCGAGAAGCGGCAATTCAAGGTGCTGGCCTTTTCCGTTTCGGACAAGGGCTTCGCGGCCGTCAAACAGCGCATCGAAGCCTTTCTGCAAGAGGTGAGGGAAATCGTGGATCGGGATGAAGAAGTGAATCAGGTGAACGTACTCAACATCCAACTCTTCCCGGGGGCCCGCATCCCATGATGGCCCGCTTTCGGTTCCCTATTCGATTCGGCTGGGGCCTTGCCGTAGCGGCCGCCTGCTTCCTCTCCGCTTGCTTATCGCTTTCGGGATGCGCGGGCGGCACCAGCAGCGAGGTCGGGAATCCATCGCTGACCCTGAACTTCCGCAAGCAAGGCAAGCCCTTCATATTCGACGGGTACATGCGGATCGTGGCGGCCGGTTCCAATCCCGAATTCTATTACGTCCGCCCCGACGATGGCACCACGTCTCCGGATCTGAAGG
The DNA window shown above is from Fibrobacterota bacterium and carries:
- a CDS encoding TIGR02147 family protein produces the protein MDAPKPAAPAVTAYLDFRSYLKDWFRFRREIQPAYSMRSFARNPALGISSTSFMTNLMKGERNLTQRQRLAFIKALKLEGPEAEYFDFLVQFNQAKTLDEKNYFFSHLSRHRGSRAKMLVEGQYEFFAEWHHSVIWNYLGLKGSEATPARIARHLAEELPPEKIQASLDLLLGMGLIKRTANGYDVAERHLVTDKTVLGQVAKDYHRAFLRLAAGALDRYPPEKRQFKVLAFSVSDKGFAAVKQRIEAFLQEVREIVDRDEEVNQVNVLNIQLFPGARIP
- a CDS encoding TIGR02147 family protein — encoded protein: MPDLYSYIDYRKFLKDYYEEQKARDPKFSHRYFTMKVGFSSSGYFSDVLAGKKNLSGAFMLKFAKALKLGKEEEEYFLNLVLFNQAKTLEEKNRYYEKMMTTGKVKVDIVDRDKHEYFSTWQYAAVRETLHYLEFTDDYKTLGKSLNPPIAAKDAKKAIEVLAALGLIARDEAGAWRPTSGNLKMGGTFDALALSNYHKSTLELAVRALDAFPPGQRGFSTLTLPLTAEKIRKAKLAIKNLRMYLMALSENGTKADRVYQFNFQMFPVTRIEKAEGDGT